The Apium graveolens cultivar Ventura chromosome 3, ASM990537v1, whole genome shotgun sequence sequence TCAAGAGGGTGTTGTTATCCTTTCCCTCAGTCTCATCTCGCTACTGATGTCGAACTCTATGCACTGTTGGAGAAATGCCATTAAAATAAAATAGTGAAGTGGGAGCTAGTTGCATATCAGAAAGTTGATGTTCAATGAATCTTATATGATAGACTTCAGATATGGATTTAAAGATCTGATAGATGTTTTTACTCAAATTCAAGTATTCAGTTCTGACAAAAAAAAGTGCAAAATATTCAGTTGCAGTTAAATTCAACTAGTACTATAAAAACACCCTCAGGGTTCACAGAACATCAGAAACTTGAGCATTACAAAACTGCCACCTCTTCAACGAACAATGTCAGGTCATTTTTTATGGCGGAAATCATCTTTTCAAAATATATTATACACCCTTGTAGAATCACACCCTTAAATTTTATTAAGATGGTTCTATAGAATGAACACAATACCAGCTGCAAACCGTAGCAATTAGCAATGGTACACAAGGCAGCTTGGCCAACTTAAAACCTCCTATACAGGAAAAGAAGGTATATTTGCTGCTTGCAGGAACAATACACACTCCAAGCACTAACATAATTCTATATGGAACTGGGGCATGCAAAATTCGAGTTGTCATATGGACAGTGATAATCAGCAGTGTTTTATGATCTTTGCCAATAGAATTCTCCTAACCCTTGCTTTTTGTACTTAGGAAGAGAGCCCAACTATGTTAGGCAGACCTTTTCAACCCTTGAAAgaacaaaaaaaaattacaatttCACCTAAATATCCTATGCTAACAAAATTTGTCCTACGTTCTTACAGATAAGTATTAAAGGTGAACAGAAAGGAAAAACAGTAAGCCTTTCCAGGATCAACAATGGTCAAACATACAGCCAGGTAAGGTAACAATCTTATTGGAACACCACTAACTAGCAGATAAATTCAACTGTCCCTGAGTTTCCCTTATCCATTCTAGAATATCTGCACAATTATCACGCCCCACAAATTGCCTGCATAAAATTGATAGCCAAAGAAATTAGTTCACTCTTGGaaatcacacacacacataaacatATATATCAGTAAAATATATTACGAACAATACCTGACATTCCAATATTGAAAATTAAAAAAGTTAACAGATTATTTTTTCTGACTAAATTATCGAACATCAAAAAGTGATGAAAAGTGATTTCAGAGTCGGTATCATTTTAAAAGGATAAAAAGTTTGTAATCAGCAGAGCTGGATTCAAAAAATACTATTGAGTTGGGAAGATAATAGTTTACATACCAATTATCTATAGTGCCCgtttgagaaattttaaaataagtaacttatgacttaaaatgattaagtgcgaaataactgataagttgataaatacttataagttctataagtgtttggataaatttacttataagtcagaagttttttttacttaaatgaattaaaacaaatgattattaaatacatttatcttagttcatgaatcttaaattagaaaatatttaaaaatttatattttaaaatcaaaactttagaaaaaagtgaaaaaatgaaaataagttggaaaaaagtacgtcactgccaactttcaacttatcagcttataagttgtaaattcagcttataagttgggtcgacaaacactcgtcgataagctgttacgggcttataagccATAAGTGGCTTATAAGTATATTGCCAAACAGGCCCATGtctgtgtgtgtatgtgtattaTTCAAGTGCCTATGCTTGCCCTCTTTGCATATGTCACAACAATAAATAGTATTCAGCATCGTCACAGGCATACCTATTGTTGGTACGATAACCCTTCATTTGTAAGATTTCCCTACGGTCTGATAGATCTCTCTTCATTTGGAGTGCTTTCGGCACTTCCATAGTCCCGGATTGATCATGGTATGATTCATAAATGAATTTGAGCACGTCTTCCTGCAAAAATTAGAACTGAGTTCTACAGAAGAATGTGGAAGGGTCAAAATGATCACTGGGTAAAGGTTAAGTTATCACTAGAGAAAATTTGAATCCATATCTATGTTAACCATATTAATAATTTCCAAGTGCTTTACTAAACAGCAGCTTCCGACTATAAAACTCGATTCACCAGAAAAGAGATATAGTTATACAGTCTCACAATAGCTAGAAAATTTTAGTGCATCTTTGCAGTATATACAGGAACAACAATCAGGCATAAGGATTAGTAAGAAGTTAATACACACAGGGATGACATCCCATGTGTTCAAAGTCATTCTAAACAGCATTGGCTGAAATATCAACCAAATCGGATAAAACTGCAAAGCCAAGTTTTTAGAAATGTCATACCATAGGTCTTGAAGCATTGATCCAGTTATATATAGGCTCATTACGGAACCATGTCAACTGTCTTTTGGCAAAATTCCTGGAGAGAGAGTGATCATTATATTAATTCACAGGAACAATAAATAAGTAAAACCTAATTGGTCATGTATGACTACATACTCACCACTGCATACACCAGCTGGTCAGCAACATTAGTGAGGATATACTTCATTACTTGTGTTGGGCCAAATGAGTAAGACTACTTTCAATCATTGAATAGCGATTACAAATTTTCGTCTAATTCTGGAATCCTTTTCCTAAGGTGCCTAATTTGTGATGTTTCAGTGTTAAACCAAGTCAGATGAGAAACATGAATGGCGATCAACTCCCCACACTTTGGATCAGATGAGTTTATGTACCACAAGCAAAATGGATTAATGTGCTACTATATTAGAAACATATAACTATTCTAATCACAACAATACAGGAAGCTTTAAACATGTGTCAAAATACTTTCATTATTCCACACATCTGCATTTTAGCAAATGCATCAGGTCAGTAACAAGGTAAACAATTTGTGTGAATTTCAGTGCATACTTTATAGGTGTGACAAAAATTGGTGAACCATATTCAGAACATATTTCACTCATGAAAATACATTATATATTACATGGTAAGCAGATTATATGATTACCATAACTAGAGGGAAGAAGATGGAACATTTACCTAGATGCTTTCTGGAATCCAGATAAAAAAGTATAAAAGTCTCTTGTCGAACTCCCACCTCGTTCTTTACAATGCAAAAGATATTCCATAGCCTGTATATAATAAAAGAAAGTAACTGCAGTCACTGAACTCGATCATAGGAACCAGTAATCTTGATCTACAGTATAAAGATTACGGAAATCAATTCAATGTGTGCAATATAAAAGAATTGCCTAAATAGAAGATAATGTAGCAACTCCTTTAATTATATCGACCCAACCTTTGAATGAAAGATGCTATCTATCACTTGATTGCTAGCTGCTACCTTAAGATGCACAAGCTTTGGACAGAATAATGAGACAGGAAATTTTAAACAAGAAAGGAATAAAGATCATACATATTTTAAGTATTAGGACATATGATTATTACAATAGTGTATCTTTTTATCTATTTGTTTAATATATACAAGATTGTTTTCGCAGGAATTCGATAAAATTAATGAATTTAAACTTGTTAGGCTCTTCTAGAGGATTCCTAGTAGATGATTGGATATCAAAAAATATTTCACTGCAACCAATCTAAATAGTACAAATGTATTACTAATACGTATCTTATTGTAGAGTTTCGCCTAGATCACATCAATTATATAAGAGTCAAATGACTTCGAAGAGTCGGACTAGGTCATTTGTATGCAGGGTATTATACTGTCTTAGATTTTCAGAAAACACTGATAGTTTTAACTTCTAAAACATATGAAAGATTATGACATGCATATTATGTAAGGCATACATTTCTGTAACCAATTGCTCGAGTTGCAGAATTAGTATTTGGCTGAAGACCAATATCAAGAAGCCACTTAGCCTCTGACAATATCCCATCACTTCCTACAATAGAGAATTTTTACGTTATCCATCTTCTCAAGTTTCATGCAGTTAAAAGCTAGAATAAGTAAAGCTGAATTCAATTCTGAACATAAAATTTTACAGTATTTTTGCAGCTTCTGTCCAAAATTTAAGATAGGAGCTTTTATGTTAGTACTTATCTGCATTAAAATTCTAAAGTTTTTTAACATTTGAAAATTATTTAATATGAAAACATATAGTtaaaacacacacacaaaacACATGAATATACATTTTCCAAATAAAAAACAGATAATACAGCCAATacataatgtacatataaaaAAAACATCTGCAAGGTCACCTGAAACCATATCTTCACACCGGAAGTCAATTGACCTGTATAAGTCCATTCTTGGGCTTGATAAGAAAAAGCAAGAGAAGTCGTAGTCTAGGTCCCCTGGGGATCTACTCTCCTGGGGTTGATTATTTAAAGAGCTGCTGCTGCAGTGATCATCTACATTGGGTGAATTAGGTTCTCTAAATGAATCATAGGGCACATGAAAAGCTGACGGAGGCGATCCGCTAGACTGCAACATTTTACGAAATAATATTATAGGAATCATTCGCTGATCAAAGTGACTACTCGCAGCGAAGAAGTATCCTATAATTATTCAGGGGTAAAATTAAACATAATATCCAGTATACCACCCAGTGTAAGCAGACCAATTCGCTGTGGGTTACCTGAAGTTATAAAACTGCTTTTTGAAAGCGATAGAATTAAGAATTTGGAACGGTGCCCAAAAGCTATATATCCTATCTGTTCAATAATTAAGTCATATACCGTAATGCCGTATCCAGTGGGATATACAAAAAATAGCCAACCACGTCAGCAATACAAAAAGAAGCAGCTTGAAGGGGAATCACTTTTCATGCAGTGTGAAAAATACAATCGGTCAATAATATTTAATGACGCGGATAACTAGTATTCGATACTGAAAACATGGACAGAATAGTATATAGAACTGTATTAGAGTCAGAACAGCAGAAAATATCGCAAACTACCTTGATAATCTCAAGTTTGCGACGTATACGATACCAATCATTTGCAGGTAAAGACCGAGCACTTGGATCACCTGCTTGAACAACCAACTGCACAGCAGCATCCCAGTCACCATCTCTTTCTAAATCTGAAATTTCAGCTTGTACTTCAGCAACAATCTCAGGAGAAGATTTTGGGACATCTGGTTTTCCATATATGTACCTGAAAAGTAAATAAACAAAAGATTTCATGTATACCAAGTAGTTTGCGTTTCATTAAACATGAGAAAACATTCGAGCACTGCaaaattattaattagttaaaaaAAATCCTGCATCAATCAGCATTAACATTAACATCAACAAATCCAAGCTCATTTGATCTTAAGGTCATTTAAGATCTAAGGAAAGCTTTTGTGATAAACTTATAAACATGTGCATTGACATGAGCAGATAACCTTGTGCACAATATGTACAGTAATGAAAGTTTGTTATGTAAGCCCATTTGCAGTAATTAAAAAAGGGGTTAAATATCAAAACAGTCACTGAAATGAAGGCCGTATATCACTTCCTTCACCGATCTTAACGGAATATCATTTTGATCACTAAAGTCTTATAAATATCAAATAGATAATTCAAAATATGTGATGAGAAAATAATTATAATCTTTTGTTGAGTTCTATACATTTGTGTTCAACGCAACTACAACCAAATGAATTGTTGTGGATTCTAGTATTTTAGATTATATGTCaggattttttaaaaaaatatttactatttattttaattttacagttaatatatcttacttaattaaaaataaatagtaaatagaagttttaaaatctagatattttatctaaaatactagaatTCACAACTTTTCATTTGATTATAGTAGTGTTGAAGAAAAATGTGTAGAACTTAACAAAATATAATATTACTTTCTCATCGCATTTTTGGAGGTAACTATTTGATATTTATATGACTTTAGTGATCAAAATGATAACCCGTTAAGATAAATAAACGAATTGATATATCGCCTTCACTTCAGTGACCAGTTTGATATTTAATCCATTAAAAAAGTAACAAGGTTTTACTTATCCAGTATAGTGAAAGATAGGCATCCTAACAATGACACGAGCCAGCTAAAATTCCTTGCTGATAGATTAAGAACAAGGCCGATGAAAATTCACCCAGAGAATTATAGGCAAGTGCTTGAAAAGTTGAGTGTTGCAGGTACCAAATGAAGTTGTTAAAGAGCAATGCAAGTCCATGCAAAATAGTGAGACAAGCTATCTTAACTGATGTCTCATCATTTATTTCTGATAAGGAGGATGAGCAATGAAACCTAGTAGTCTAATACTTAAAACTAGTGGTGGTTTTTAATGGAAGTATTCCTATATTATTGGAAAACAATGAGATAGAAAGATTATTGAATTATCATCTTTAACCCTTACTGcaactttgtgaaaatatttctTCTTTAAAGTTGGCCCTAGAAATAACCTTTTAACTCTGTCAAAGAGTTATATACACAGATTGTATTGAAATAATTGAATTTTATTACTTGGCGAAAAAAAAGTCAGATAGTGCCTTTACAGTCTAAACTGGAGAAAGTGATTATCAGGGTAGAGATACTGATCCAACTATTTTAATTATGCCATAATTCAACTGCTTAGAAATGTGCTTAAGTTGAAATCTAATTCTCAACTTTTCTAGGCAGATGAAGAATTGCTAGAAAGCTAATTTGCAAACAGAGGCAAAATTTTACCATCGTAAGTACAATCCCGTTCCACCAGTGACTATTGGGACCCTTCCACTTTCAAGTATCTTTTCCGTAGCATTCCTTGCTTCCTCATAAAATTGCCCAACAGAGTAGTCTGGTTTTaaacatataatattttatataagtgATGATACTCATTTgataaactaaaattaaaaatacCTAATGATGACCTCTAAAAGTTATAAAACACGTGACATGATGAGAAATTCGAAAGAATTCAGCAAATTGGTTCACCAGAAAAGTAGTAAAAACTTTGTCCTTTCACTAAAACAACTACATGTTTCTGCAAATTAGATATAAATTTCAAACAAATTAATTTTAGTGTCATTACTCATTATGATGTTATTTTATCAGCTCCATAGGAACAACATGCTACACCTGCAATAGATATCCTAGGCTCCTATGCTGATTGCTACACATAAATCCCAGTTTTAGCATGTATCTTATCATACATTGCTCGATTCTGTCATTCAAACAAATCAATTTCAGTCCGTCCTTATCTTATCATGCTCCATAAGAATGACTTGCTACACGTTCAATAAATATCTTAGGCTCCTACGCTAACTCATATACATCCCAGTTTCCAACCGCATGAAGTTATCTATGTACCTTAGTTATTAAGTGAAAAAAAAACACATTGTGTGCAACAGAAAAAGCTAcaactccacaaatacatacctTCAGACGGCTCCAAAATGTCAATTAAATGGTGTTTGACTTCCTGCAAACAATCATAAAATCAAACACTGACCAACTCTATctccacacacatacacacagAAATATAGACAGAATAAACGAAACTATGTAATGTAGTTAAAAACGACTAAATTAAATACAAATAAACCTCGAGAAATCAACATCCTCTATACCGGATAATTTCATTCATTTATCGAGATTAAAAATACAGTAACGCCGTCTCGATAAACACTTATCCAAATTAAAATACAGCACTGGTACCTTTCTATCAGACAATGAAGGCTTAGCAGAACCAACATCAAGTCCTCTATAAACCTAAAATATCAAACAGTAACACACATATATTACATTTTACCTAAATTAAAAgcattataaaaagaaatatttcattataaaattaataaGCACCTGAACTGAGTCGGCGCTAACGATTTCGCCGTTGAGTCGCTTAGCGAGTTCAAGAGCAAGTCTACTTTTTCCGGCGCCGGTGGGACCGGAAATAACAATTACTTTCTGCTTATTTGCTGCGGCGGAGACGCCGCAGAGTTGACGGCGGCGAAGGTAGTAGAGAGGATGAAAGCAACGGAAACGAATGCCGCCGGCGACGCCGCTCATCATTTTCGAGGCAGAGTAGAATAAGATGAAAGCTTGTGTTTGTTTCAGTTTTGATAAGCTTGTGTTTGTTTCAGTTTTGATAAGCTTGTTGATACAGTGTCAAACTTGTAAtattgaattttatttaaattattttaagcAAATATTAAAAGCTAATATtcaatttaaatttataataagaatatttttcaaaattttaaaaataattaggTTTATAAACATCTTACAGATATAGTATTTTTTAACAAATTTTGTCTTACAAAAATATTGTTCTAACAAATTTCACAAATGAATGAAAATTCAATAAGAGTAAAATATAATTTCATGAGTGACTATCAATTCAAAGTTTATTATTAAACCgtaatttttttgatttatttttgtcGGATATTTTCATTGTCGCGGAAGAAATCTAAcatcaaaatattaaaattatgtatatatttttatttttattaactagtttaaaatttcatgattttcAAACAATATTTAAGTTTTGACTACAAAAGAATACTGCAACTTTTATATGAGGAGCAGACATGGCACGTGCAGCTTATACAGAGCCTTTGGGCTTTGTGTAAATTGTATTTGCTGGTGGTTTACCAGGGAGATCTTTTATGTACATTTGCCCTAAAAGAATCGTTTGTACCATAACGATCTTTATAACAATGTTCACAAAATCAATCCACATATAAGAACTGGTTGAACTCCGTCCACATATCCTCCTCTCGTGGAATAGAGTATTCTGGATATGTTTGATTTGATTTTAGAAGATTCGGATGAACGTATTAACATACAAGCCGCTAATACCAAATTAAACGTCATTGTAGTTTTTGGAATAGAAAAAGTCTGAAAGGAAATCCTAACATTCTTTACTgggaaaaataattaaataaatacaaTAAGATTAAAAAAAATGAACTTTCATTTCCTTGAACAAATAAACACTCAATAGCCCTGTACCGTCTTGGGAGCAAAAAATGTAGGAAAACCGTTAAATATCAAGAGGGGTCTCTACAGTGTTTGGGGCAAAAAAAAACTGTTTAAAATCAAGGGGTTCATCTCTGACATGCATCTGCAGTCACAGATATGGATTGCTAAGCATGAGCAAAAATACTTATAGAAGTTCCCAGTCAGAGTCACCTATATCTCTTGTTAGTGAATGTTCGTTTCCTGGTGTTTCCTCGATAATAGAGGGCAAGCGCAAACTACTATCTTTCTCATGCTGAACAGACTCCTTGTCGATGTCTCCATACAAAATTCCCAGTAGCTCGTACTCCTTCGATATCCTTTTCGTTTTAGTATATGCATCTTTGATCATTTGCTAGAGAATGGAAGGGCATGATTAGTCCGTTTATCATCTTACATATTTCACAAAAAAAGTTAAATGGGGAAACATATGAATATAATGAAGATGAACAATTATTGAAACATATATTGATATCATATACTTATTGATGTAATAATTGGACTTCCAAGCTATAATCATATGAATTCAGGCAGAAAATTAACTACTTTCAATCAGTATTCTCAGTTTTTCATGTCATGGATGGCGCCATGCCACTGTGTTTAAGGAGTAGAACAGTGAGTACCTTGTATGATCTGTGTCTTCTTGGCCTACAAGAGGTAACATGGAGAAACTTAGTGTCCACAATGACACCACTTCCATTAAGCTCTGTCTTTTCAAATAAATCAATGCTTTCCATTTTAGGATCTGGAATATCATTTTTTAACTCGTCTGCCTGTCCTGCAAAAGCTCAAAACATACTTGCCATTAGTCGAAAATGTCAAAGAAGAAGGATATGGAGCAAGTAATATCTGAGTATCTATACAGCTCCTATAGAGGAAGCCTTAGCTTCACCACAATGATAGCCCCATGTATTTTGATGCCACATTTCATAATTGAATGATTATAATATTTATGTTGTATCATACACACAGCTAAACTGAATATAAAATCTTTCCAACTACAATATGTTTCTTTATTAAAGGAAAAACAGAACGGCTGTGTACATTACTTATATAAATTTTTGCATTCTACATGCTCAGGAATATGTGTAAAGGCTAAAGCCATACAGCCAGTATAGGTTAATACCCACTTTTATTTTAGCAAGGTAAAAGACAACACTTTAATCATGTTTCTAGGTTATATCAATACAAAACATATAGACAAGGACAAGCTTACTCAAAACAAAACATATAGATAAGCTAATATTGCAttagaaaaaatataaaaaactGATATTTGGAGTGGTAGAAGAGTACCTGGTGTTTCGGAAACGCTACTGTCTGGATCTGTGTGATCATAGGCAAAGTTTTCTGTCTCATATGGAATGGTATCAAACTCTGACTGATAATAAGAATTGTTAGAAAAGGAACTGGTAGA is a genomic window containing:
- the LOC141711650 gene encoding tRNA dimethylallyltransferase 9, coding for MMSGVAGGIRFRCFHPLYYLRRRQLCGVSAAANKQKVIVISGPTGAGKSRLALELAKRLNGEIVSADSVQVYRGLDVGSAKPSLSDRKEVKHHLIDILEPSEDYSVGQFYEEARNATEKILESGRVPIVTGGTGLYLRWYIYGKPDVPKSSPEIVAEVQAEISDLERDGDWDAAVQLVVQAGDPSARSLPANDWYRIRRKLEIIKSSGSPPSAFHVPYDSFREPNSPNVDDHCSSSSLNNQPQESRSPGDLDYDFSCFFLSSPRMDLYRSIDFRCEDMVSGSDGILSEAKWLLDIGLQPNTNSATRAIGYRNAMEYLLHCKERGGSSTRDFYTFLSGFQKASRNFAKRQLTWFRNEPIYNWINASRPMEDVLKFIYESYHDQSGTMEVPKALQMKRDLSDRREILQMKGYRTNNRQFVGRDNCADILEWIRETQGQLNLSAS